One Stratiformator vulcanicus genomic window, AGATCAACGGCCTCGTCCTCGTCTCATCAGTCCTCGATTTTCGCACGATCCGAGCGTCCGGCTCGAATGATCTGCCTTACATCCTGTTTCTGCCAACGCTCACGGCGACGGCTTGGTACCACGAGCAGCTCGACGACGGCTTGCAGAAAGATCTTGCCAAGACCGTTGAACAGGCCCGCAAATTCGCGTTCGGGGAGTATGCGACCGCCCTGTTGAAAGGGGCCGATTTGCCAAAGAAGAAGCGGCGACGCGTCGCCGAGCGGTTCGCCAAGCTGACCGGGCTCGATGCCGAATATATCCTCGACGCCAACCTCCGCGTCGACATGAGCCGGTTCGCGAAGGAATTGCTCGAAGAGCAGCAGGTCAGCGTCGGTCGCTTCGACAGCCGGTACACCGGCCCGGTCGCCGACCTGATCGACGACCGCTACGACACCGACGCGAGTAGCTCCGCCCTGTTCGGGGCGTTCACGTCGGTCGTCAATCAGTACTTCCGCGAAGACTTGGGTGTCAAACGGGACGAACCGTATGAAATTCTTGCTCGTCTCGATTGGGACTGGGATAGCGAAAATGGCTACGTGACGTCAGCCGACATGCTCTCCGCGGCGATGCGTCAGAATCCGGCTCTCAAGGTCTTCGTGGCGAACGGTTACTACGACTTGGCGACGCCCTTCGCCGCCACCGAATACACGTTCAACCATCTCACACCCCGCAGTCTGCGGGAACATGTCACGATGGAGTACTACGAAGCCGGGCACATGATGTATGTCCACGAGCCATCGCTTGAAAAACTTCGCACTGACCTCGTGAAGTACTTCGAAGCAGCGATTCCCTCGCAGAAATGAAAAAGCCCACGCGTTGCAACGCGTGGGCTTTGAGTCATCGCGAACCCCTTGGGGCCACTATTTGCCTTGCTCGGGCATCGTGAATGCTTCGCGTTTCACGGCTTTTTCGACGACACCGCTGCGGATCAACTTCACAGGCACTCGCCGTTTGACGACTTTGCCGTCTTCCATGACGCGGATCGTCTGCAGATTCCGCTTGAACTGCCGCTTCGTGATCCCGCGGGTCTTTCGACCGTTGCCGCCGAGATACTTGGGCTTACCCGACTCGACCTTCTTGTTGCCCGTTCCGGGCTTGAGGTCGCCGTACAGCGAGTACTGCTTGGCCCGTTTGATCCGCTTATTTTTCTTTAGCGTGCTCATGTCTTCAATCCTGACAGCTTTTTGCGAAGCTCAGAAGGATACGGATAATGCGGTCTGATGCAAGGCCACGGTGTCCTTCGAGCAGTTACTTCACCCGGTAAGGTCTGCGGATTGAGGCCTTGTGATTTCGGCGGTCGAGTCAAGTTTTTCGTCCCGGCGGTCCGATTCGTCTTGCGATTCCGGCCCGGTGACCGCAGCATCGCCCAATTCGGCTCGCCATCACCACGGCAATCATTGTGGTGATGGGAAGACCGGGCAGGCCAAGCGACAGGGTAGGCAACGGCAGTATGGACAAACTGAAAATTGGCGTCATCGGCCTCGGGATCGGAAAAACTCACATCCGGGGTTATCGCGAGCACCCTCAGGCCGAGGTGGTCGCGATCGCCGATCTGAACGCGAACCGGGTCGAAGAGGTCGGCCGCGAGTACAACATCAAGCGGCGATACACCAGCGCGGAGGAACTTCTCGGGCAGGACGATCTCGACATCGTCAGTATTTGCACGCCGAACAAATTTCACATGCAGCAGAGTGTCACCGCGCTCGGTCGCGGGATGCACGTGCTTTGCGAGAAACCGATTGGCATGAATGCCGATGAAGCCCGGCAGATGATCGAAGCCTCCCGCTCCTGCGACCGGCGGTTGATGATCAACTTCAGCTATCGCTTCAATCCGCAGGCGATCGCGCTGAAGAAACGCGTCGACGACGGAGCGCTCGGCGGAGTCTACTTCGCTCGCACCGTCTGGCACCGTCGCCGCGGAGTGCCCGGCTTCGGAGGTTGGTTCGGTCGCAAATCACTCTCAGGCGGCGGCGCGCTGATCGATCTTGGCGTGCATCGGCTTGATATGGCGCTCTGGTTGATGGATTTTCCTGAACCCGAATGGGTGATCGCGAACACGTGGGATGCCCTGACCGCACCTGTGGCCGAGCAAATCGAAAAGACATTCGACGTCGAAGACTTCGCCGCAGCGACAATCCGGTTTAACAACGGCACAATGCTCACCGTGGAGATTTCGTGGGCGGCAAACATCGAGCATTACGAACTGATGGAGACCCGCCTGTACGGCACCCACGGCGGTCTCGTCCACCGAAATATCCCGGACAAGTATGAATACGAAGCCGAGCTGTTCTTCGAGCAGGACGGCGATCAATACGACCAAAAGCTGAGTTCGACCCCTGACGATGTGAAGAGCTCCATGTACTATTTCGTCGAGTCGATCATCGAGAACAAAGAAACCCCCGCCCCCGCAGAAGAAGCGCTGCAGGTCCAAAAGTTGCTCGACGCGATTTACCTGTCCGCGGAGAAGGGCGAGCCGGTCCGGGTCTCCTAGATGGCGAGCAGCGGGCATCAGTCTGCTGTTTTCCCCCCTGCCTCAATCAGCAATCCACCACGAGAGAGTCAACACCTTCCGCTCGCCCAAGACTCTCACCACTCACCACTAATCTCTCACCTAGAAATGAAACTCACCGTCTTTTCCGCAAAAAGTTACGACCGAACTGCGCTCGATGCCGCGAACGAAGACCGCGGTCATGAAATTTCCTACCTCGAAGCTCGGCTCGACGCTGACACGGCAGGGCTGGCCGAAGGCTCCGACGCGATTTGCATTTTCGTGAATGATGAGGCCAAGGACGGGATCGTTGATCGGCTCGCTGATGTCGGGGTGAAAGGCATCGCACTGCGATGCGCCGGGTTCAACAACGTGGAACTGGAGCCCGCCCAAAGACGCGGCATTCGAGTCGTGAGAGTGCCCGCCTATTCGCCGCATGCGGTGGCCGAACACACGCTCGGGCTGATTCTTGCCCTCAATCGAAAATTGCATCGGGCCTACAGTCGGGTGCGCGAACACAATTTCGAACTGCGCGGCCTGTTGGGATTCGACCTTCACGGCAAGACGGTCGGCGTGATCGGGACAGGGAGGATCGGGATCGAGGTCTGCCGCATCCTGAAAGGGTTCGGATGCACGGTCCTCGCATATGACCTCTTTCCGAACGATGAAGTGAAGCAACTCGGCTGCGAATACGTCGAACTCGATCGGCTCTTTCGGGAGAGCCGGATCATCACGCTGCACTGCCCTTTGACGCCCGAAACGCACCATCTGATCAACGCCGATGCGATCGAGAAGATGCGCGACGACGTGATGATCGTGAATGCCAGCCGCGGCGCCGTTATTGAGACGCCAGCGGCGATCGAAGGCTTGAAGTCACGGAAAATCGGGCACCTCGCCCTCGATGTCTATGAGGAAGAGGAGGTCTTCTTTGAGGACGTCTCCAACGAAGTCCTGCAAGATGACATGCTCGCCCGGCTTCTGACGTTCCCCAACGTACTCGTCACGGGGCACCAGGCGTTCTTCACCGCGGAAGCGCTCGGCAACATCGCCGAGACGACGCTTGCGAACATTGACGACCTCGCCGCCGACCGCGATTGCCCGAACGAAGTGAAAGCGTGATCAAGAAGCCCACGCATCGCACTGCGTGGTCTTCTTTAGGGAGAAGCGCTCCCTGTCGGTCGCGGCGAAACGGGAGAGGCGTGTTACAATGGGACTTCATCGGTTGCTGCTCATTGCTCCTCGCTCATTGATCGCACCATGCTCCCACGTGAAGAATACGTCGAACAGCAACACTTCTTCCGGGAATTCCGGCGGCGGCTCAAGCAGAACGTTCCCACGCAGGAAATACTTGATCAATTGAAGGAGGAGGCACTCGCCACCACAAACCTGCCGATGGCGATCGACTTCCTGCGGACCGAAGTCATTCACAGCGGTCGGCTCTCGGATGCGGCGGCGCGGATACCGCACTACTTCACACCGTTTCAGACGTTCCTGTTGGCCTCGTCGGAGGAAGACCGCACCAAATTCGATCAGCGTGTCGCGCTGGCGATGATGGAACGACTCGCCAAATACATGGCGAAGAAGCCGAAGACCGCCGGCGTCTTCATCTATCAGTTCGAGTGCGTCGCGCGGAATCGCCTCGGCTACGACCACGCGCTTCGCGCGATCGAAGCCGACCCGATTTTTGATGAGAACTGGAAGACGTTCATCGCCACGGTCCGCCGAAACGTCGGGACGGTCGAATTCAGCGACATGATTTACGCCCGCTCACAGCGGTTTCTCGATGACCGTGCCCGCCGCAGCGGGGAAGAGCCGGCGAAGCAAGAGCCACTGTTTGATCGCGATGAAGGCCGGATTGCGTACGCGAACCGGGGCAAAGATCCGCTCTACATGTTCGCGGCGCTACAGCGTCAACTCGGTTACCCACGCGTCCCCCGGCCCACAATCAAACCGTCAACGCCGGTCTTTCATCCCGCCCTTGAAGAACGCTTGCAGCGGATCGAAAAGCGGATGAAGCTGATCGAAGCCGAACAGCGGGAGGAACTCGATCTGAGCAAGTTCTACAAGCCGCCGCCGGAGGGCGGCTGAGGAGCGGAGAGCACGGAGCGAGTAGAGTTCTTGTGAATCGCCTGATCGCCCACACGCGTAGTTTCTGCTCCCACATACGAAGTGCGTGCTCCTCGCTCCCTGCTTCTTCCGCAAGCACGCTTGGCACTCCGCCCGGCCGCCCCTACAATCTTTTCCACAGTCACACTTGCGAAAAATCATTCCGTCGGCTTCCGCTCGCCGACGTTCGAATGGAAGGACGAATCCTTGAAGGCGGCGACCGAATTGACCCTCGACGAACTGTATGACGAGTTCGACTTTCTCCACGATTGGGAGGAGCGCTGCGAACTGCTGATCGACTTGGGTATGGAGTTGGAACAACTGTCGCCCGAGGAGAAGAACGAAGAAAATCGCGTTCACGGTTGTCAGTCGATGGTTTGGATGACCACCGAACTTGACGAACAGGGTCGGATGCACGTGCGGGCCAACAGCGATGCCATGCTTGTGAGCGGCCTGATCGTCGTGCTGCTCGCGTTGTTCGACGGAAAGACCCCGAACGAGGTCCTCGACACTGAAGTGAAGCCGGTCTTCGACAAACTCGGCCTTGACGTCCACCTGAGTACCGCCCGCAAGAACGGCCTCGCCGGCATGGTCCAACGGGTCAAGCGAGATGCCGTGAGTTATCACAATCAAATGGAAGGCGACGGCACCACAGTCACCGAGATACGCCGACGTGAAGAGCGTCTCTAGCAAGTAGGGCGGGCTGCGCCCGCCGGAACCAGAAGGAGTCAGGAGAAGAGCCGGGAATATTTGATCGGGTGGCCCAGCCCACCGGGCTGGGTGCCGCAGGCACAAGAGGCGAACAAGTCACGAGCGACCCGTCACAAATCGAGCGGAGCAATCAAACGGTTCTGAAGTTCGATGATCGACGATATCCATCACCCAGCAGATTCATCGCCTCGTGTCGCTTCGCGACCCGGCCCGATTGGGCCGGGCCACCCGTCAGGGGTTGTTAGAAAGTAGATATCGGCTCAATTCTGTTCGGACGAGTGGATCGACCCGATGTCGCCCCGCACTGCCTTGAGACTTTCACTGGTGTGGTCGCCTTACCTGTTCTTCATCGCACTCCCGATCATCGAGGTTGCTTCTGAGCCATCAGTCGTTGAAGACTACCCGCCCTTCATCTTGGCACTCATCTATTTCTTTTGGGCCTACGTCGGATTTGTCATCACCGTAGTCGCCTACCACCTGACTCGGCCACGCCAGCATTAAACGGATACGAATGATCCCGACAGTTGATTCTCCGACCGCCACCGACGTTCGATCAGACTTTCCGATCTTTGAGGAACCACTCGAAGGTGGGAAGCCGCTGATTTACCTCGACAACGGGGCGACGGCTCAGAAACCGCGGGTCGTGATCGAGGCGATGACGGAGTGCCTGTCGCGGTATTACGCGAACGTGCATCGCAGCAAGAGTCGCCTGGCGATGCGGGTGACCGAGGCCGTCGAAGCTGCCCGCGAGAAGGTCCGCGGGTTCATTAACGCCGATGATGCCTCGGAGATCATTTTCACGTCCGGCACAACGATGTCGATCAACGCCGTCGCTCAGGCTTGGGGGCCGGCAAATATCGAGGAAGGGGACGTCATCGTCCTGACCGAGATGGAGCACCACGCCAACCTCGTCCCGTGGCAGATGCTCGCCCGTGAAGTCGGTGCCGAACTCAAATTCCTCCCGCTGACCGACGACTGGCAGATCGACCTCGATCGGATACCGGAGGTCGTCACCGAGCGGACGAAGCTGATCGCTGTGACCGGCTTATCCAACGTCTTGGGGACGGTCAATCCGGTCGCCGACTTGGCGAAGGCGGCCCATGCGATGGACGCGAAGATTCTCGTTGACGGTGCGCAATGGGCGCCGCACGAGCCGGTCGACGTGCGGGAACTCGATCTCGACTTCTATATCTTCAGCGGCCACAAACTCTATGGACCGTCGGGCATCGGTGTGCTGTATGCGAAGCGCGAGATTCTCGATGAGATGCCGCCGTTTCTCGGCGGCGGAAACATGATCGACCGCGTCTACCTCGATCACTTCACCGAAGCCGAGCCGCCGGCGAAGTTCGAAGCCGGTACGCCACCGATTGCTGAAATCATCGGCTTGGGCGCGGCCGTCGATTACATCCGAA contains:
- a CDS encoding Gfo/Idh/MocA family protein; amino-acid sequence: MDKLKIGVIGLGIGKTHIRGYREHPQAEVVAIADLNANRVEEVGREYNIKRRYTSAEELLGQDDLDIVSICTPNKFHMQQSVTALGRGMHVLCEKPIGMNADEARQMIEASRSCDRRLMINFSYRFNPQAIALKKRVDDGALGGVYFARTVWHRRRGVPGFGGWFGRKSLSGGGALIDLGVHRLDMALWLMDFPEPEWVIANTWDALTAPVAEQIEKTFDVEDFAAATIRFNNGTMLTVEISWAANIEHYELMETRLYGTHGGLVHRNIPDKYEYEAELFFEQDGDQYDQKLSSTPDDVKSSMYYFVESIIENKETPAPAEEALQVQKLLDAIYLSAEKGEPVRVS
- a CDS encoding L28 family ribosomal protein, whose product is MSTLKKNKRIKRAKQYSLYGDLKPGTGNKKVESGKPKYLGGNGRKTRGITKRQFKRNLQTIRVMEDGKVVKRRVPVKLIRSGVVEKAVKREAFTMPEQGK
- a CDS encoding aminotransferase class V-fold PLP-dependent enzyme, with the protein product MIPTVDSPTATDVRSDFPIFEEPLEGGKPLIYLDNGATAQKPRVVIEAMTECLSRYYANVHRSKSRLAMRVTEAVEAAREKVRGFINADDASEIIFTSGTTMSINAVAQAWGPANIEEGDVIVLTEMEHHANLVPWQMLAREVGAELKFLPLTDDWQIDLDRIPEVVTERTKLIAVTGLSNVLGTVNPVADLAKAAHAMDAKILVDGAQWAPHEPVDVRELDLDFYIFSGHKLYGPSGIGVLYAKREILDEMPPFLGGGNMIDRVYLDHFTEAEPPAKFEAGTPPIAEIIGLGAAVDYIRNLGWEFITAHEARLSQVAHAKLSAVPGITIYGPAPEHKAAICSFTIEGAAAEDINFLVDRKGIAVRHGHHCTMPLHDKLGVSATTRASFGIYNTEEEVDALVEALLAARKRLKLD
- a CDS encoding SufE family protein; this translates as MKAATELTLDELYDEFDFLHDWEERCELLIDLGMELEQLSPEEKNEENRVHGCQSMVWMTTELDEQGRMHVRANSDAMLVSGLIVVLLALFDGKTPNEVLDTEVKPVFDKLGLDVHLSTARKNGLAGMVQRVKRDAVSYHNQMEGDGTTVTEIRRREERL
- a CDS encoding 2-hydroxyacid dehydrogenase; protein product: MKLTVFSAKSYDRTALDAANEDRGHEISYLEARLDADTAGLAEGSDAICIFVNDEAKDGIVDRLADVGVKGIALRCAGFNNVELEPAQRRGIRVVRVPAYSPHAVAEHTLGLILALNRKLHRAYSRVREHNFELRGLLGFDLHGKTVGVIGTGRIGIEVCRILKGFGCTVLAYDLFPNDEVKQLGCEYVELDRLFRESRIITLHCPLTPETHHLINADAIEKMRDDVMIVNASRGAVIETPAAIEGLKSRKIGHLALDVYEEEEVFFEDVSNEVLQDDMLARLLTFPNVLVTGHQAFFTAEALGNIAETTLANIDDLAADRDCPNEVKA
- a CDS encoding S10 family peptidase; this translates as MMRFWLILALASFLFPSVVTAQEDVTVTLEAPTDVSEPAAEPDGSPKSQSRSVRIAGESIEYQAIPDTLTLKDDKGEPRAKIFFAYYRVKQEADAPERPITFCFNGGPGSASVWLHMGMLGPKRLVIDSDAGRLPPPHGYIDNEFSLLDVTDLVFVDPVGTGYSKATDPKKKGDFYGFRKDLKSLAEFIQLFVTKNERWGSPKFLLGESYGTLRVAGLARELQNTYRMEINGLVLVSSVLDFRTIRASGSNDLPYILFLPTLTATAWYHEQLDDGLQKDLAKTVEQARKFAFGEYATALLKGADLPKKKRRRVAERFAKLTGLDAEYILDANLRVDMSRFAKELLEEQQVSVGRFDSRYTGPVADLIDDRYDTDASSSALFGAFTSVVNQYFREDLGVKRDEPYEILARLDWDWDSENGYVTSADMLSAAMRQNPALKVFVANGYYDLATPFAATEYTFNHLTPRSLREHVTMEYYEAGHMMYVHEPSLEKLRTDLVKYFEAAIPSQK